In one Leptospira fletcheri genomic region, the following are encoded:
- the odhB gene encoding 2-oxoglutarate dehydrogenase complex dihydrolipoyllysine-residue succinyltransferase produces MSIEIKVPEMGESITEATIANWVKKEGERVEQDEVLVELETDKVTMEVPAPSAGVLQKINKKPGDTVKIKEVIGLIDPAATASSTPPPSSSSQPAKTTPASTSSNTGTTNETLPPAVRKLIDDNGLNPTSISGSGKNGQITKEDVLNAIANKSSAAPAAAATPAKEIPKAVPAASRGNLPRENVVPMTKLRQTIANRLVNAQHNAAHLTTFNEVDMSAVMDLRNKYKDKFKDAHNIGLGFMSFFTKAVIGALKTIPAINAEIRGTDTVYKNYYDIGVAVGGPKGLVVPIVRDADLLSFAQIESEIARLANKVKDGKIELSEMEGGTFTISNGGIYGSMMSTPILNPPQSGILGLHNIVKRAVVVNDQIVVRPMMYLALSYDHRIVDGKEAVTFLVKVKEAIEDPTRLLLEV; encoded by the coding sequence ATGTCGATAGAGATCAAGGTTCCCGAAATGGGCGAATCCATTACGGAAGCAACCATAGCAAATTGGGTTAAAAAAGAAGGCGAACGAGTAGAACAGGACGAGGTCCTGGTAGAACTGGAAACCGACAAGGTGACCATGGAGGTCCCGGCCCCTTCGGCGGGTGTCCTCCAAAAGATCAATAAGAAGCCGGGGGACACGGTCAAAATCAAGGAAGTCATCGGACTCATTGATCCAGCCGCCACCGCCTCAAGCACTCCTCCTCCTTCCTCCTCCTCGCAGCCAGCAAAAACAACTCCAGCATCTACCTCCTCGAACACGGGAACCACTAACGAAACTCTTCCTCCCGCCGTCCGGAAACTGATAGATGATAACGGCTTGAATCCTACTTCCATTTCCGGCAGCGGAAAGAACGGTCAAATCACCAAGGAAGACGTGTTGAATGCGATCGCCAACAAATCTTCCGCTGCGCCTGCCGCCGCAGCTACACCGGCAAAAGAAATTCCGAAAGCGGTTCCTGCCGCAAGCCGGGGAAATCTTCCGAGAGAAAACGTCGTTCCGATGACGAAACTCCGGCAAACCATCGCAAATCGATTGGTTAACGCACAACATAACGCTGCTCACCTAACTACGTTTAACGAAGTGGATATGAGCGCGGTGATGGATCTTCGAAATAAATATAAGGATAAGTTCAAAGACGCGCATAATATCGGTCTGGGTTTCATGAGCTTCTTTACGAAGGCGGTTATCGGAGCCTTAAAGACGATTCCGGCTATTAATGCGGAGATCCGCGGAACAGATACGGTATATAAGAATTATTATGATATCGGTGTCGCTGTAGGCGGACCGAAAGGGCTTGTCGTTCCGATCGTTCGAGACGCCGATCTTTTGAGTTTCGCTCAGATTGAATCCGAAATTGCCCGTCTTGCCAATAAGGTGAAAGACGGCAAGATAGAGCTTTCCGAGATGGAGGGCGGGACCTTTACCATTTCCAACGGCGGAATCTACGGGTCCATGATGTCGACTCCGATCCTGAATCCGCCCCAGAGTGGAATTTTAGGACTTCATAATATCGTAAAACGTGCCGTAGTGGTGAACGATCAGATCGTCGTCCGTCCGATGATGTATCTTGCGTTGTCCTACGATCACAGAATCGTGGACGGCAAGGAAGCCGTGACCTTCCTCGTGAAGGTAAAAGAAGCAATCGAAGATCCTACCCGCTTGCTGTTGGAAGTTTAA
- the lpdA gene encoding dihydrolipoyl dehydrogenase — protein sequence MAEEFDVLVIGAGPGGYVNAIRAAQLGLKTGIIEKRKTLGGTCLNVGCIPSKALLDSSEEYHKVLHKVQDHGIGVGKVSLDLNRLMERKNQVVKEVTDGVDYLMNKNKIIRYEGFGKLLGGGKVEVSLADGKKETLSAKNIVLATGSVPIDIPGLPVDGKTIITSDHAIDLRSVPKKLVIIGAGVIGLELGSVWGRLGAEVTVVELLPGLLTNVDRSFGNLLQRSLEGQGFKFLFEHKVLGASPGKSGAKVKIAAPDGKESELDADIVLVAVGRRPYIEGIGLEAAGVQLTERKRIQVDGHFRTNVPGVYAIGDVIDGPMLAHKAEEEGVALAELIAGQSGHVNYAAVPYIVYTWPEMAWVGKGEEELKAAGVEYKTGKSLFKPNARAKAMNEAEGQVKILADKKTDKILGAFVFGPRASDMIAELAVAVEFGASSEDVARSFHAHPTLSEIVKEAAMAVDKWAIHA from the coding sequence ATGGCCGAAGAATTCGACGTACTTGTGATCGGCGCTGGACCCGGAGGATATGTAAACGCGATCCGGGCCGCTCAGTTGGGTTTAAAAACCGGAATCATCGAAAAAAGAAAAACGCTGGGGGGAACCTGTCTGAACGTAGGTTGCATTCCTTCTAAAGCGTTATTGGACTCTTCGGAGGAATACCATAAGGTTCTCCATAAAGTCCAGGACCACGGTATCGGAGTCGGAAAAGTCTCTCTCGATCTGAACCGTTTGATGGAACGAAAAAACCAAGTCGTCAAAGAGGTCACCGACGGGGTGGACTATTTGATGAACAAAAATAAGATCATCCGTTACGAAGGCTTCGGCAAACTTCTCGGTGGAGGAAAAGTCGAGGTCTCTCTGGCCGACGGAAAAAAAGAAACCCTATCCGCTAAGAATATCGTGTTGGCCACCGGTTCCGTTCCTATCGATATTCCCGGACTGCCTGTAGACGGAAAAACCATCATTACTTCGGACCACGCGATCGATCTCCGCTCCGTTCCGAAAAAATTGGTCATTATCGGAGCCGGTGTCATCGGGTTGGAATTGGGTTCCGTCTGGGGAAGGCTCGGCGCGGAAGTCACGGTAGTAGAACTTCTCCCCGGATTGCTTACCAACGTAGATCGGTCTTTCGGAAATCTGTTGCAACGCAGTTTGGAAGGGCAGGGATTCAAATTCCTGTTCGAACACAAGGTGCTGGGCGCCAGCCCGGGAAAATCCGGGGCGAAAGTCAAAATTGCCGCCCCCGACGGAAAGGAATCCGAACTGGATGCGGACATCGTGCTCGTTGCCGTAGGTCGCCGCCCGTACATCGAAGGGATCGGTTTGGAGGCTGCCGGGGTCCAACTTACGGAACGGAAGCGGATCCAAGTGGACGGCCATTTCCGAACGAATGTTCCAGGCGTTTATGCGATCGGAGACGTGATCGACGGACCCATGTTGGCGCATAAAGCGGAAGAAGAGGGAGTTGCACTGGCGGAGTTGATCGCCGGGCAGTCCGGTCACGTAAATTATGCAGCGGTTCCTTATATCGTTTATACCTGGCCCGAAATGGCCTGGGTAGGAAAAGGAGAAGAGGAATTGAAGGCCGCGGGTGTAGAATATAAAACGGGCAAGTCTTTATTTAAGCCGAATGCAAGAGCCAAAGCGATGAACGAGGCCGAGGGCCAAGTCAAGATATTGGCGGATAAAAAAACGGATAAGATCCTGGGAGCCTTCGTGTTCGGGCCCCGCGCTTCGGATATGATCGCCGAACTCGCGGTTGCCGTGGAATTCGGAGCCTCCTCCGAGGACGTAGCGAGATCCTTCCACGCGCATCCTACCTTATCCGAAATTGTAAAAGAAGCGGCTATGGCCGTAGATAAGTGGGCGATTCACGCTTAG